From Algoriphagus sp. NG3, the proteins below share one genomic window:
- a CDS encoding aspartyl protease family protein produces the protein MYKSLIAFLFILVAIQIRCVAQVPGFFMKEEQRKVVIPFYPSNSLIIIPVSINGNTPLNFLVDTGVRSNILFSKKLGDALGLEYTRRLKLVGADGSDDLMASVSPINHFDLGPVEGIFQSLLVLEQEFLELESVIGIPIYGIIGYEFFKFNPIKIDYDNGLMTFYRHDALRWKPLFYRKTHLSIQENKPYIQARVKQKDGSTLYPKLLVDTGANHGLLLNRETTEAITMPPLFIESALGQSLGGMLFGYMGRVESLSFANLKLTEVLTSYPEETPFSYVIKDSGRSGSLGAEVLGRTKLIFDYPRNRLLVQRADNFFAPFQFDMSGMTLRKIPNDDNRIYVSEIRPGSPAQRVGIEAYDEVLMINNVPTFFWELSDINKLLRSEQGKKVEVEVRRYEGDDLTKYEDHKFSFELKRQI, from the coding sequence ATGTATAAAAGCCTTATCGCTTTTCTGTTCATCCTTGTTGCTATACAGATAAGATGTGTGGCACAGGTGCCGGGTTTTTTCATGAAGGAAGAACAGCGAAAGGTTGTCATCCCGTTTTACCCTTCAAACAGTCTCATCATTATTCCAGTGTCCATCAATGGCAATACTCCGCTCAACTTCCTGGTGGATACCGGTGTCCGTTCCAATATTCTGTTCAGCAAGAAATTGGGCGATGCTTTAGGCTTGGAATATACGAGGAGACTCAAACTAGTGGGGGCAGATGGCAGCGACGATTTGATGGCTTCTGTTTCTCCTATCAACCACTTTGATTTAGGTCCCGTTGAAGGGATTTTTCAAAGTCTATTGGTATTGGAGCAGGAGTTTTTGGAACTCGAATCTGTCATCGGGATTCCAATTTATGGTATCATAGGTTATGAGTTTTTCAAGTTTAATCCCATAAAAATTGATTATGACAACGGTTTGATGACCTTTTATAGGCACGATGCGCTGAGGTGGAAGCCTTTGTTTTATCGAAAAACACACCTTTCTATACAAGAAAACAAGCCTTATATCCAGGCAAGGGTGAAGCAGAAAGATGGCTCTACCCTATATCCTAAATTGCTTGTTGATACGGGGGCTAATCACGGGCTTTTGCTCAACAGAGAAACGACCGAAGCGATCACCATGCCTCCTCTTTTCATAGAGTCTGCATTGGGTCAGAGTCTAGGAGGTATGTTGTTTGGTTATATGGGAAGGGTTGAATCACTGAGTTTTGCCAATTTGAAACTGACTGAAGTGTTGACCTCCTATCCTGAAGAAACACCTTTCAGCTATGTGATTAAAGATTCCGGCCGATCGGGGAGTTTGGGTGCCGAGGTCTTGGGGCGTACTAAACTAATTTTTGACTATCCCAGAAATCGCCTCTTGGTTCAGCGTGCGGATAATTTCTTTGCTCCTTTCCAATTTGATATGAGTGGTATGACGCTGAGGAAGATCCCCAATGATGACAACAGGATCTACGTATCAGAGATAAGGCCTGGATCCCCTGCCCAGCGTGTGGGAATAGAGGCTTATGATGAAGTGCTTATGATTAATAATGTCCCCACCTTCTTCTGGGAGCTATCGGATATCAATAAATTGTTGCGATCTGAACAGGGAAAAAAAGTAGAAGTGGAAGTCCGTCGCTATGAGGGGGATGACTTGACTAAATACGAAGACCACAAATTTAGCTTTGAGCTGAAGAGGCAGATTTAA
- a CDS encoding LemA family protein, whose translation MKKFLIPILILVVVGVFIYTKAVGTYNTFVQKEEVINGQWAEVETQYQRRSDLIPNLVNTVKGYADFEQETLTGVIEARAKATSVNVDASNLTPEKLAEFQGAQDQLSGALGRLLVSVERYPELKANQNFLELQAQLEGTENRIAVARRNFNQSVQDFNSNLRTFPNNIFAGWYGFEQKGYFEASAGAENAPTVQF comes from the coding sequence ATGAAAAAATTCCTTATTCCTATTCTGATTTTAGTGGTCGTGGGTGTTTTTATTTACACTAAGGCCGTGGGGACGTATAATACTTTTGTCCAGAAAGAAGAAGTGATCAATGGGCAGTGGGCTGAGGTAGAGACACAATATCAACGTAGATCAGACTTGATTCCAAATCTGGTAAATACCGTAAAAGGTTATGCGGATTTTGAGCAGGAGACATTGACCGGGGTGATCGAAGCAAGGGCTAAAGCCACTTCAGTGAACGTAGATGCTTCTAATCTTACTCCTGAGAAATTGGCAGAATTCCAGGGAGCACAGGATCAGCTTTCGGGAGCTTTGGGCAGGTTATTGGTGAGCGTGGAGCGCTATCCAGAGCTGAAAGCAAATCAGAATTTCCTGGAATTGCAGGCGCAGCTAGAAGGCACAGAAAACAGAATAGCAGTAGCCAGACGTAATTTCAACCAGTCTGTGCAGGATTTCAATTCCAATCTGCGGACTTTCCCGAACAATATCTTTGCGGGATGGTACGGATTTGAGCAGAAAGGTTACTTCGAAGCATCCGCAGGTGCTGAGAATGCACCTACTGTCCAGTTTTAA
- a CDS encoding TPM domain-containing protein, translating into MAEKLFSKADREAIVNAIRSAEVSTSGEIQVHIESRCKGEVLDRAVRVFDTLKMYQTKDRNGVLFYLAVVDHRFAILGDSGINEVVPEDFWENIKEHMASYFKKGQFTQGLIDGIHMAGEQLGQHFPYQGDSDINELPDEISFGS; encoded by the coding sequence ATGGCTGAGAAATTATTCTCAAAAGCAGACCGTGAGGCTATTGTCAATGCCATACGGTCTGCTGAAGTTTCCACATCCGGAGAGATCCAGGTTCATATAGAAAGCCGCTGCAAAGGCGAGGTGCTAGACCGTGCGGTGAGGGTTTTTGACACACTTAAGATGTATCAAACCAAAGACCGAAACGGGGTACTTTTTTACCTTGCGGTAGTTGATCATCGATTTGCGATTTTGGGAGACTCCGGGATCAACGAAGTAGTCCCGGAGGATTTCTGGGAGAATATTAAAGAACACATGGCCAGCTATTTCAAAAAAGGCCAATTTACACAAGGTCTGATCGACGGCATTCACATGGCGGGCGAGCAACTTGGACAGCATTTCCCGTATCAGGGTGATTCAGACATAAACGAACTTCCTGATGAGATTTCTTTTGGATCCTAA
- a CDS encoding TPM domain-containing protein, which produces MRFLLDPKIRPLVFLFLFITLGLQAQDFPPVPNPPKLVNDFTNTLSSGETAQLERKLVAYNDSTSTQIAIVMMRSVGQYDIADYAFRLGESWGIGGGANDNGILILAAMDDRKVFIATGYGMEGAVPDALAKRIVENLILPNFRREAYYEGLNEATDMIFKLASGEYTAEEVESKGNSGGAIFMILFFIFLFVILPMIKNRNDNDNHMGGRGGGVDLWTTIMLAGMLGGGGRRSGGGFGGGFGGGGGGGFGGFGGGSFGGGGAGGSW; this is translated from the coding sequence ATGAGATTTCTTTTGGATCCTAAAATCCGCCCCCTAGTTTTTCTTTTTCTGTTTATCACCCTTGGACTTCAGGCCCAGGATTTTCCTCCTGTGCCTAATCCGCCCAAGCTGGTGAATGATTTCACGAATACGCTCTCATCAGGCGAAACAGCGCAGCTGGAAAGAAAACTAGTCGCTTACAATGATAGTACTTCTACTCAGATCGCCATCGTGATGATGCGATCCGTAGGACAATATGATATTGCTGATTACGCATTCCGCTTGGGTGAGTCTTGGGGTATAGGAGGAGGTGCAAATGATAACGGAATCCTGATCCTTGCGGCCATGGATGACCGCAAGGTTTTTATCGCCACGGGGTATGGTATGGAAGGTGCGGTACCGGATGCCTTGGCAAAACGTATCGTAGAGAACCTGATTTTGCCTAATTTCCGTCGAGAAGCCTATTACGAAGGCTTAAATGAAGCGACTGATATGATCTTCAAATTGGCTTCGGGAGAATATACCGCTGAGGAGGTGGAGTCCAAAGGAAACAGCGGTGGCGCCATATTTATGATTTTGTTTTTCATCTTCCTTTTCGTGATACTTCCAATGATCAAAAACCGCAATGACAACGACAACCACATGGGTGGAAGAGGCGGAGGAGTGGATCTGTGGACTACGATCATGCTGGCCGGAATGCTTGGTGGCGGTGGTAGAAGATCTGGAGGAGGCTTCGGTGGCGGCTTTGGCGGAGGTGGAGGCGGTGGCTTTGGCGGATTCGGAGGCGGAAGCTTCGGTGGCGGTGGAGCCGGAGGAAGCTGGTAA
- the glp gene encoding gephyrin-like molybdotransferase Glp yields the protein MISVSEALDLIKAHVAKLPAVKMPLRDSYGCFLAEDLVAPISLPPFRQSAMDGYAFRSGGDVALEIIGECKAGDTGSFELEVGHAVRIFTGAPVPDSADTVVMQEHVQAENGRITIQTMPEKGANVREIGEQIQAGEYVLSAGTKINDSIIGFLASFGITEVLVFNKPKITLIVTGNELQEPGTPLKPGAIYESNAIMLESALKSRGYGSVRVLKVQDDLESTIKVVAQGLESDMLLISGGISVGDYDFVNESLQANGVREIFYKVNQKPGKPIWFGKKEEKLVFALPGNPASSLTCFLIYALSALKIMTGNPDFDLDFQTGRLKHRTFNKFGKTLFILGSEIKGELEIYPKQASSMLISYALGNALVLVPAEKEVLEAGEKVLYLPINRN from the coding sequence ATGATATCAGTATCTGAAGCATTAGATTTAATTAAAGCCCATGTGGCAAAATTGCCTGCCGTCAAAATGCCCTTAAGAGATTCTTATGGATGTTTTCTGGCAGAGGATCTAGTAGCTCCTATTAGTTTGCCACCCTTTCGGCAATCAGCCATGGACGGCTATGCCTTTCGAAGTGGAGGGGATGTAGCGCTGGAAATAATCGGAGAATGCAAAGCAGGTGATACTGGTAGTTTTGAATTGGAAGTCGGTCATGCAGTAAGGATATTTACTGGAGCTCCAGTGCCTGATTCCGCAGATACGGTAGTGATGCAAGAGCATGTGCAGGCTGAGAATGGGAGGATCACAATCCAAACTATGCCAGAAAAGGGAGCCAATGTACGGGAGATTGGAGAACAGATTCAAGCAGGAGAGTATGTGCTGTCTGCAGGTACCAAAATCAACGATTCCATTATTGGGTTTTTAGCCAGCTTTGGAATCACGGAGGTTTTAGTCTTTAACAAACCCAAAATTACCCTCATCGTAACTGGAAATGAACTACAGGAGCCTGGAACACCACTGAAGCCTGGAGCCATTTATGAGAGTAATGCGATCATGTTAGAGTCCGCACTGAAGTCAAGAGGATATGGTTCGGTGCGGGTTTTAAAAGTTCAGGATGACCTAGAGTCCACCATCAAAGTAGTAGCCCAGGGACTGGAATCTGATATGCTATTGATTTCGGGTGGTATCTCAGTGGGGGATTACGACTTTGTAAATGAATCCTTGCAGGCAAACGGTGTCCGGGAGATTTTCTATAAGGTAAATCAAAAACCGGGGAAGCCGATTTGGTTTGGAAAGAAAGAAGAGAAGCTTGTTTTTGCTTTACCGGGCAATCCTGCTTCCTCACTGACCTGTTTTCTGATTTATGCCCTTTCTGCTTTGAAGATCATGACAGGGAATCCGGATTTTGACCTGGATTTTCAAACAGGGAGACTCAAACACCGTACGTTTAACAAGTTTGGAAAGACCTTGTTTATACTCGGTTCCGAGATTAAGGGAGAGCTGGAGATATACCCCAAGCAAGCATCCAGTATGTTGATTTCCTATGCTTTGGGCAATGCACTGGTTCTGGTTCCAGCCGAAAAGGAAGTTCTGGAAGCAGGGGAAAAAGTACTATATCTACCTATAAACAGAAATTAA
- a CDS encoding molybdenum cofactor guanylyltransferase, whose amino-acid sequence MKFSADITAYVLCGGKSSRMQSEKGLVLYKGKPFIRWIIEAVMPITPDIILVTSNGDYSLVGLPMIEDLYADKGPVGGIYTALKHSKTKRNLILSCDIPKITTGLLSTIVAESAKNDSPVTFISDGRNDYPLIGVYTKSASTTFDNAISANKLKLCSLVNMISHQKIHINADQKSFVQNINSKAELLSLNLLDR is encoded by the coding sequence ATGAAATTCTCGGCAGATATCACAGCTTATGTACTCTGTGGCGGTAAAAGCTCCCGCATGCAGTCTGAAAAAGGCTTGGTGCTTTATAAAGGCAAGCCTTTTATACGCTGGATAATAGAAGCAGTGATGCCCATCACCCCAGATATAATACTGGTGACCAGCAATGGGGATTACAGCCTGGTGGGATTGCCTATGATCGAAGATTTGTATGCTGATAAAGGGCCTGTGGGAGGAATATATACAGCATTAAAGCACAGTAAAACGAAGCGTAATCTGATACTTAGCTGCGATATCCCCAAGATCACTACAGGATTATTATCCACCATAGTAGCGGAATCTGCAAAAAATGATTCTCCTGTCACATTTATCAGTGATGGAAGAAATGATTATCCGCTGATTGGTGTTTATACTAAGTCGGCATCAACAACCTTCGATAATGCGATTTCAGCCAATAAACTGAAACTCTGCTCTCTGGTGAATATGATATCACATCAGAAAATCCATATCAACGCTGACCAAAAATCCTTTGTACAGAACATCAACAGTAAGGCCGAATTGCTTTCACTAAACCTATTAGACAGATGA
- the cobA gene encoding uroporphyrinogen-III C-methyltransferase translates to MKTITGKSPKITLVGAGPGDPELLTLKAVKALNMADVVLYDALVNEEILHHANRALLVFVGKRKGNHSHTQDEINQLIVDYAMEYGHVVRVKGGDPFVFGRGKEEEIYAVERGIEVEVISGISSSVAVPASLGIPVTSRGVAESFWVITGTTSDRTLSKDLSLAAQSSATVVVLMGMGKLTGIVEIYTSFGKVDMPVAIIQDGTTADQKEVVGSIQNIVELSEHAGIKAPAVIVIGEVVHLARVRRQVREDWVLDDEFIFQNLNTLPFTN, encoded by the coding sequence ATGAAGACTATAACCGGAAAATCCCCGAAAATTACCCTTGTGGGTGCAGGACCTGGCGACCCTGAATTACTTACGCTTAAGGCTGTCAAAGCATTGAATATGGCAGATGTGGTGCTGTACGATGCACTCGTGAATGAAGAGATTCTTCATCATGCCAACCGTGCGTTGCTGGTTTTTGTGGGAAAAAGGAAGGGAAACCATAGTCATACCCAGGATGAGATCAATCAGCTGATAGTAGATTATGCTATGGAATACGGACATGTGGTCAGGGTAAAAGGTGGTGATCCTTTTGTTTTTGGAAGGGGAAAAGAAGAAGAGATCTATGCCGTAGAAAGAGGAATCGAGGTGGAGGTGATCTCCGGAATCTCTTCCAGTGTTGCTGTTCCTGCCTCCTTAGGTATTCCTGTCACCAGCCGGGGTGTAGCCGAGAGTTTCTGGGTGATCACAGGCACTACCAGCGACAGAACCCTATCTAAGGATTTGTCGCTCGCCGCCCAGTCCTCCGCCACGGTGGTAGTATTGATGGGGATGGGGAAGCTTACGGGGATTGTTGAAATCTATACCTCCTTTGGTAAAGTAGATATGCCGGTAGCAATCATACAGGATGGTACCACAGCTGACCAAAAGGAAGTGGTGGGATCCATACAAAATATTGTAGAGCTAAGTGAACATGCTGGGATAAAAGCGCCGGCAGTAATCGTTATCGGTGAAGTAGTCCATCTGGCGAGAGTGAGAAGGCAAGTACGGGAAGACTGGGTTTTAGATGATGAATTCATCTTCCAAAACCTGAATACCTTGCCATTTACTAATTAA
- a CDS encoding MoaD/ThiS family protein: MITVNYFGNIAEAAQNDSEILDVKAIKLEELLSLLDAKYDLGKFQFQVAINRKIVSRQHGLTISDADEIALLPPFAGG, encoded by the coding sequence ATGATTACTGTCAACTATTTTGGAAATATTGCAGAAGCTGCCCAAAACGACTCCGAAATTCTGGACGTGAAAGCTATTAAGCTGGAGGAATTGCTGAGTTTGCTGGATGCAAAATATGATCTGGGGAAATTCCAGTTTCAGGTAGCCATTAACCGTAAAATTGTATCCAGACAGCATGGGCTGACTATTTCTGATGCTGATGAAATAGCCTTGCTTCCACCATTTGCAGGAGGATAA
- a CDS encoding HesA/MoeB/ThiF family protein, whose translation MQEDKMERYQRQIILPGIGTSGQQKLKASKVLVVGAGGLGCAVLPYLAAAGIGTIGIIDGDKIEESNLHRQILYSSEQLGLSKAKEAANSIIKTNPGIEISVFEEFLTAKNAAETFSGFDLVIDATDNLFIRYVIDDTCLACNKPFVYGSIHQFQGQVSVFNFEGGPSYRDIFPEENGAAPNCAEAGVLGTTVGLIGMLQASEAMKILLGIGEVLSGKLLIYNLLNNSQQVFEFGNAPVPKKPHISVSFEMMSPKEALHGEAVLLDVREPGEIPEVKLDKLIQLPLSLLEEGVEKLNPEDEFWIFCQSGVRSRKAADLLYRRGFRKLKLIRGGAKDLLTEAKSEKPGKVSL comes from the coding sequence TTGCAGGAGGATAAGATGGAGCGGTATCAGCGACAAATCATACTGCCTGGTATAGGGACTTCTGGCCAGCAAAAGCTAAAGGCAAGCAAGGTGCTGGTCGTAGGAGCCGGAGGCTTGGGATGTGCCGTACTACCTTATCTGGCAGCCGCCGGCATAGGTACGATTGGTATTATAGACGGGGACAAAATCGAAGAATCCAATCTCCACAGGCAAATCCTTTACTCTTCCGAGCAGCTGGGGCTTTCTAAAGCAAAAGAAGCTGCCAATTCTATTATCAAAACCAACCCGGGAATAGAAATATCGGTATTTGAAGAGTTTTTGACTGCCAAAAATGCTGCTGAAACCTTCTCTGGCTTTGATCTGGTCATCGATGCGACGGATAATTTATTTATCCGATATGTGATCGATGATACCTGCCTTGCCTGTAATAAGCCCTTTGTCTATGGCTCCATCCATCAGTTTCAGGGGCAGGTTTCCGTATTCAATTTCGAAGGAGGACCATCTTATCGGGATATTTTCCCTGAGGAGAATGGGGCTGCCCCTAATTGTGCGGAGGCAGGGGTGCTAGGTACCACAGTAGGACTGATCGGAATGCTGCAGGCTAGCGAGGCAATGAAGATTCTTTTAGGAATTGGGGAGGTTCTTTCGGGGAAACTGCTGATTTACAATCTGCTCAATAATTCCCAGCAAGTGTTTGAATTTGGTAATGCTCCTGTGCCAAAGAAGCCTCATATTTCAGTTTCATTTGAAATGATGTCTCCGAAAGAAGCACTTCATGGTGAAGCCGTTCTATTGGATGTGCGTGAGCCAGGTGAAATACCGGAAGTAAAACTGGATAAGCTGATTCAGTTGCCGCTTTCACTCTTGGAGGAGGGAGTAGAAAAGTTAAATCCTGAAGATGAGTTTTGGATCTTTTGCCAATCAGGTGTGCGAAGCAGAAAGGCAGCTGACTTGCTTTATCGAAGGGGATTTAGGAAGTTGAAGTTGATACGGGGAGGAGCGAAGGATTTGTTGACCGAAGCCAAGAGTGAGAAGCCAGGAAAGGTGTCACTTTAA
- a CDS encoding molybdenum cofactor biosynthesis protein MoaE translates to MKKVFLEGAISPEFIADSIAKHQSKHSIGAHNIFLGQVRADEVGEQKVVAIEYTSYEEMANEKLHEIREAAFERFDLTCLHIYHSLGTVKVGEICIFVFVSSKRRKQVYEATEWLVNQVKEKVPIFGKEILDNADHQWKVNS, encoded by the coding sequence ATGAAAAAAGTATTTCTTGAGGGAGCGATTTCCCCTGAATTTATAGCGGATTCCATAGCAAAGCATCAAAGCAAGCACAGCATTGGGGCGCATAATATTTTTCTTGGTCAAGTACGGGCAGATGAAGTTGGAGAGCAGAAAGTGGTAGCTATAGAATATACCAGCTATGAAGAAATGGCCAATGAAAAGCTTCATGAGATCAGAGAAGCGGCTTTTGAAAGGTTCGATCTGACTTGTCTGCACATCTACCATAGTTTGGGTACAGTAAAGGTCGGAGAAATTTGCATTTTCGTCTTTGTATCTTCCAAGCGAAGGAAGCAAGTTTATGAGGCGACTGAATGGCTCGTGAATCAGGTGAAAGAGAAGGTTCCTATCTTCGGTAAGGAGATTCTGGATAATGCAGACCATCAATGGAAAGTTAATAGTTGA
- the moaCB gene encoding bifunctional molybdenum cofactor biosynthesis protein MoaC/MoaB, which translates to MVDITHKVTTLRTAKAQAIVQVSSEETIAAVVENRVPKGNVFEMAKVAGLFAVKNTHITIPDCHPLPVEYTAVEYEIDGLEIRIFITVKTVYKTGVEVEAMHGASVIALTMYDMLKPIDKGIVIREIGLVEKKGGKSSFKDKNPKTIQAAVIVCSDSISKGIKEDRAGKVIVDKLETHQVEVTSYEVIPDELELIRSRALELCEKNQLVIFTGGTGLSARDVTPEALGPILERRIPGIEEAIRSYGQKMMPFAMLSRSVAGTIGDSVILALPGSTNGAKESMDAVFPHLLHVFSILKGANHDPVG; encoded by the coding sequence ATGGTAGATATCACACATAAAGTAACTACGCTACGCACGGCAAAAGCTCAGGCAATAGTTCAGGTGAGTTCGGAAGAAACTATCGCTGCGGTAGTAGAGAATCGTGTTCCGAAGGGAAATGTCTTTGAAATGGCGAAGGTGGCGGGTCTGTTCGCGGTGAAAAACACCCATATTACCATTCCCGATTGCCATCCACTGCCTGTGGAATACACTGCTGTAGAATACGAGATTGATGGGCTGGAAATTCGCATTTTCATCACAGTGAAAACTGTGTACAAAACCGGCGTGGAAGTGGAAGCCATGCACGGTGCATCTGTGATAGCGCTGACCATGTACGACATGCTGAAACCTATCGATAAGGGAATTGTTATCCGAGAGATCGGGTTGGTAGAGAAAAAAGGAGGTAAATCCAGTTTCAAAGACAAAAACCCTAAAACTATTCAGGCTGCGGTAATTGTATGTTCAGATTCCATTTCCAAAGGGATCAAAGAAGACCGGGCAGGAAAAGTTATTGTGGATAAATTGGAGACACATCAGGTGGAGGTGACTTCTTATGAAGTAATTCCGGATGAACTTGAGTTGATCCGAAGCAGAGCTCTGGAGCTATGTGAGAAAAACCAATTGGTAATCTTTACAGGCGGGACAGGATTGTCGGCACGGGATGTGACGCCGGAAGCTTTGGGGCCTATTTTGGAGCGAAGAATTCCTGGAATTGAAGAAGCTATCCGCAGTTATGGACAAAAGATGATGCCATTTGCGATGCTTTCCAGGTCGGTGGCGGGCACCATTGGCGATAGTGTAATCCTTGCCTTGCCTGGATCTACAAATGGAGCCAAGGAGTCTATGGATGCGGTATTCCCGCATTTATTGCATGTATTTTCTATTTTAAAAGGAGCAAATCATGACCCAGTCGGGTAA
- the moaA gene encoding GTP 3',8-cyclase MoaA, whose amino-acid sequence MTQSGNIQELKDRFGRVHNYLRISLIEKCNLRCSYCMPAEGIALSPKASIMSAEEVLEFARIFVGLGVTKIRLTGGEPLLRKDIGIILEGLAKLPVEISITTNGLLVDRHVDTLQTLGIKKINFSLDTLKETRFQELTRRPGFQKTLDNFRLLHDRGFEMKINSVLIKGINDDELVDLVELTKNFKVSVRFIEFMPFDGNRWDKSKMVSEKEILDQLGAHYGTAQLASLPDEDNFTARKFKIAGYIGEFGIISSVTNPFCGTCNRIRLTANGKIKNCLFSNHETDLLRAMRSGENVEELILESILHKKAVRAGMDSMEKLSDPTLHSDNRSMIAIGG is encoded by the coding sequence ATGACCCAGTCGGGTAATATACAGGAGCTAAAAGACCGGTTTGGGCGAGTCCACAATTATTTGAGGATTTCCCTGATCGAGAAGTGCAATCTGCGCTGTAGCTACTGTATGCCCGCCGAGGGAATTGCCCTCAGTCCAAAAGCTTCTATCATGAGTGCTGAGGAGGTGCTGGAATTTGCTCGGATTTTTGTGGGACTTGGTGTTACCAAAATCCGTCTTACGGGTGGAGAGCCCCTTCTTCGCAAGGATATTGGAATTATTCTCGAAGGTTTGGCAAAACTGCCGGTGGAAATATCAATTACCACCAATGGCTTGCTTGTAGATAGACACGTGGATACCCTTCAGACACTAGGGATCAAAAAGATCAATTTCAGTCTGGATACCCTGAAGGAGACCCGTTTTCAGGAGCTTACCAGGCGACCGGGCTTTCAGAAAACGTTGGATAACTTCCGGCTACTTCATGACCGGGGCTTTGAGATGAAGATCAACTCTGTCCTGATCAAAGGAATCAATGACGATGAGTTGGTCGATCTTGTAGAACTGACCAAGAATTTTAAGGTTTCTGTCCGTTTTATAGAATTTATGCCTTTTGACGGCAATCGCTGGGACAAATCCAAGATGGTATCTGAAAAGGAAATATTGGATCAATTAGGAGCTCATTACGGCACAGCTCAACTAGCCTCTTTGCCGGATGAGGATAATTTCACCGCACGCAAGTTCAAAATCGCAGGCTATATTGGGGAGTTTGGTATAATTTCCTCGGTGACCAATCCTTTCTGCGGTACCTGCAACAGGATTCGCCTGACTGCCAACGGAAAAATAAAAAATTGTCTTTTCTCCAATCATGAAACCGATTTGCTGCGAGCTATGCGCTCCGGTGAAAACGTGGAAGAACTTATCTTGGAATCCATTCTCCATAAAAAAGCCGTTCGTGCCGGAATGGACAGTATGGAAAAATTATCTGACCCTACACTCCACTCGGATAATAGAAGTATGATTGCGATTGGAGGGTGA
- a CDS encoding helix-turn-helix transcriptional regulator: MEPQEENIKTFSSHLNKRYGKTGSKNRTEFEIKAKAFAIGELIKEERKLADMTQQQLAEKIGAKKSFISRIESGKSDIQLSTLYRLLEYGLGKKISFTVK; encoded by the coding sequence ATGGAACCTCAAGAAGAAAATATTAAGACATTTAGTAGCCACCTTAATAAACGCTACGGCAAAACGGGCTCTAAAAACAGAACAGAATTTGAAATCAAAGCAAAAGCATTTGCTATTGGTGAACTGATAAAGGAAGAAAGAAAACTGGCTGATATGACCCAACAGCAACTTGCAGAAAAAATCGGCGCTAAGAAGAGTTTTATCTCAAGGATTGAAAGCGGCAAAAGCGACATTCAACTTTCTACTCTTTATAGACTATTAGAATATGGACTTGGCAAAAAAATTAGCTTTACTGTAAAATAG
- a CDS encoding type II toxin-antitoxin system RelE/ParE family toxin: MRQPLPTKFFKNIQGIKDLYEIRIEYESNIYRIFCCLDKGKLVVLFNGFQKKSQKTPKQELRKAEALMIEYFENKK; the protein is encoded by the coding sequence ATGAGACAGCCTCTTCCTACTAAATTTTTTAAAAATATTCAAGGAATAAAAGATCTCTATGAAATACGAATAGAATATGAAAGCAATATCTACAGAATATTCTGTTGTTTGGATAAAGGCAAGTTAGTTGTCTTATTCAATGGTTTTCAAAAAAAATCACAAAAAACACCAAAACAAGAACTCAGAAAAGCAGAAGCTTTGATGATTGAATATTTTGAGAATAAAAAATAA
- a CDS encoding UPF0158 family protein, whose protein sequence is MELTQQHIEEIAELLECGMVCYFHKPTGEIEWHPDPDNPFFEPEPWEDLFGKIDSDLGNYMRFQQMDSREAFQVMEDFANSLTNASFRDHLLEQLSARKPFQNFKYVIDSSKYRQDWFDFRRQAYIEFVREQF, encoded by the coding sequence ATGGAATTAACACAGCAACATATCGAAGAAATCGCCGAACTTCTGGAATGTGGTATGGTCTGCTACTTTCACAAACCTACCGGTGAAATAGAATGGCATCCAGACCCCGATAATCCCTTCTTTGAACCGGAACCTTGGGAAGATCTTTTCGGGAAAATTGACTCTGACTTGGGCAATTACATGCGATTTCAACAAATGGATTCCAGAGAGGCATTTCAGGTAATGGAAGATTTCGCCAATTCCCTGACGAACGCTTCCTTCAGAGACCATCTTCTCGAACAACTTTCAGCACGGAAGCCGTTTCAAAACTTTAAATACGTGATCGATTCATCTAAGTACAGACAGGATTGGTTCGACTTTAGGAGGCAAGCTTATATTGAATTTGTGAGAGAACAATTTTAG